A window of the Hordeum vulgare subsp. vulgare chromosome 5H, MorexV3_pseudomolecules_assembly, whole genome shotgun sequence genome harbors these coding sequences:
- the LOC123399367 gene encoding pentatricopeptide repeat-containing protein At1g31790, whose product MARCSLAKPLGTAAAAPHLPRRRALLASAAAASLATATTRTQRLSALSKPPKPPPPPPLRPRPRLPISNDTPSNAKQDGRREPSTDATESSVSGSSSSGAGDVLRLMDLLGVVPDEDVYVSLLRDSVDAAEVAAVHSHVVSTRAAPGLPLPLANRLLLAFATCGDMVAARKVFDEIPVKDGITWATMVSAYSDGCFHNEAIRLFTRMCHEEQGLTGDLLGHAIVAVLRSCARMSTLRGFGEQVHALLVKTKRVCGDTGSSLLQLYCAGKRHDIARQVLQTMKCSWQEPVPEAAWTSFITACHRDGGLDEAIYVFSDMVSSGVARSSFSLSTILAVCAESENCRFYGQQLHGDAIKHGVETDQFVVSGLVHMYARQGHLADAARAFEAVGGKPDVVCWNAMALGYARGGWYREATSMMYQMKAAGMDLPGLNVVGMACSR is encoded by the coding sequence ATGGCGCGCTGCTCCCTCGCGAAGCCGCTTGGCACCGCCGCCGCGGCTCCGCACCTCCCTCGCCGCCGCGCTCTGCTCgctagcgccgccgccgcctccctggccacggcaacaacaAGAACTCAGCGGCTGTCGGCCCTATCGAAGCCGCCTAaaccaccgccgccaccgcctctcCGCCCGCGCCCAAGGCTCCCCATCTCCAACGACACCCCCAGCAACGCCAAGCAAGACGGCCGCCGTGAACCATCGACGGACGCGACAGAGTCCTCTGTCTCTGGGTCGTCGTCCTCGGGCGCCGGAGACGTGCTCAGGCTGATGGACTTGCTCGGCGTggtgcccgacgaggacgtctacGTCTCCCTCCTCAGGGACTCCGTCGACGCCGCCGAGGTCGCCGCCGTGCACTCCCACGTCGTCTCCACACGCGCCGCGCCTGGCCTCCCCCTGCCGCTGGCCAACCGGCTGCTGCTTGCCTTTGCGACCTGTGGCGACATGGTGGCCGCCCGCAAGGTGTTTGACGAAATTCCCGTCAAGGATGGCATCACGTGGGCGACCATGGTGTCGGCCTACTCCGATGGTTGTTTCCATAACGAAGCGATAAGGCTTTTCACCCGCATGTGTCATGAAGAACAGGGGCTCACTGGTGATTTGCTCGGCCATGCCATTGTGGCGGTGCTGCGGTCATGTGCTCGGATGAGCACACTAAGGGGCTTTGGCGAGCAGGTACATGCGCTTCTTGTCAAGACAAAGAGGGTTTGTGGTGATACCGGTAGTTCGCTGCTGCAGCTGTACTGTGCGGGCAAACGACATGACATTGCACGCCAAGTGCTTCAGACCATGAAGTGTTCTTGGCAGGAGCCAGTGCCTGAGGCAGCATGGACTAGCTTCATAACAGCTTGCCACCGAGACGGAGGACTGGACGAGGCCATCTACGTTTTCAGTGACATGGTGTCCTCTGGAGTCGCCAGGAGCAGCttctccctgtctactatccttgCGGTATGTGCAGAATCAGAGAACTGCAGGTTCTACGGACAGCAATTGCATGGCGACGCCATCAAGCACGGTGTGGAAACAGACCAGTTCGTCGTGTCTGGGTTAGTCCACATGTATGCGAGGCAAGGGCATCTTGCAGATGCTGCTAGGGCATTTGAGGCAGTGGGTGGCAAGCCTGATGTGGTGTGCTGGAACGCCATGGCCTTGGGGTATGCACGTGGTGGATGGTACAGAGAGGCCACCAGCATGATGTATCAGATGAAAGCTGCTGGAATGGATCTTCCTGGACTAAATGTGGTTGGAATGGCCTGCTCCAGATGA